The following is a genomic window from bacterium.
CCCCCGCCTGCCAGAACAGGTCAGAGGGATATCGTCCTGACGGCTTGACGTCACACAATAAAGGCGTCCTAGCGAAGACCTCATCCGCGCGCCTCAGCGAGAACTCCATCCCCATCGATGTGGCAAGCGCCGCCAGATGCAACAGGCCGTTAGTTGATCCACCGACCGCCGCGAGGACCGTCAATGCGTTTTCAATAGAGCTCTTAGTCATGATGTCGCTGAATCTGATGCCCTTATCAATGAGATGGCCGAGAGCTTGGCCTGACCTCTGTGCCAGCCGCAAGAGCTCAAGCGACCGCGCAGGACAAAGTGCAGAGCCCGGAAGAGCAAGCCCCAGGGCCTCGGCCAAAATCTGCATTGTGCAGGCGGTTCCCATAAAAGCACACGCCCCTGGGCTGGGGCAGGCGTCGTCATAGAGCGCATCGCACGTTGCCTGGCTCATCTCTCCACGCTCGAGCCGCCGCCTTGCATCGACGACCGATTCAAGCGTCCTGAACGAGGCGCCGTGCGACATCACGCCTCCTAGGGCGAAAACGGTCGGAAGGTCAAGCCTGGAAGCGGCAATGAGATGTCCCGGAATGGCCTTGTCGCAGCTCGAGACGAACAACACGCCATCGGCGTGGGCGGACTTTCCGTGCAGCTCGGCCGCAAGAGCTATCACCTCTCTGGATGCGAGCGAGAGACGCATTGCCTCGGTTCCCTGCGTTATGCCGTCGCAGACATCGGAGCAGAAGTATTGGGCTGGCCTTGCGCCCACCTGCAAGAGACCTTCGTAGGCCTTCTGAGCAACCGATTCGAGATGGATACTCCCAGGATGAGAATGCCCAAAGCAGCTCTCGACCAGTGCAAGCGGGCGAGAGAGGTCCTCGCGCGACCAACCGCACCCGAGCCGCAGCGCATCGACCTCGTAGCCCTTCGCACGCGCCTTTTGGCTTATCAGCTCGCGGCGAGCCACCCTATCAGACAATAGACAGCGCCTCTTCCGCGGGCCGCTCCCAAATGAGCATTAACTCAATCGAACAGGTTGTTAGAGTCGTCAGTGTCGTCATTCTTGGCTCTGGGCGCCCTCTTGAAGGTAACGTTGGTTCGCTTAAGCGGCGGACAATCGATGCCTTTGCCGCGCAAGATGTCCTCAATCGTAAGTATCTGAATGCGCGGATAGCGCTTCTGCCAAGTTGTTGATTCGTAAAAACCGGCGCCCGCCGCCTCGCTTCGCATGTCCTTGGTTGGGTCTAGCATCGTTATGAAAACGCCGATCTCGGCGCCCTCGCGCTCAACTACCCCACGCAAATCTCGCACCATGTAGGACGTAACATGCCCCGACTTGACCGAGAAAACGATCTGTTTGGTCTTGCCGCCCTTCGTCTCGTCGTGGAAATAGAGCCGGCCATCGATGCCTTTGTCAGCACCTTTCTTCTCCTCAACGGGCCTTGCGCCCAGCAGCCCGAGCGCCCACCACTGAAACTGATATGGGTTCTCCTTGGCCAGCTGCATCGCCCCTGAAATCGAGACAGGCTCGCCGATCACCTCATATTCCTGCTTGATTCCCTCGCCGAACGTATGCTCAAGTCGATACTTCATCAGCGTTACGGCCAGATGCGTTATATCAATGCCAATCCAGCGGCGATTGAGGCGCTGGGCAACGGCGATGGTCGTGCCACAACCGCAGAACGGATCGAGAACGAGATCGCTCTCGTTGCTGCTCGCCTTGATGATCCGCTCCAAGAGCGCCTCGGGCTTCTGCGTCGGGTAGCCAAGCCGCTCTCTGGCAGATGGCATCACGGGTTGCATCAACCAGACGTCATCGGGATGCTTGCCCTCTGGGTGAGGCTCGTATGAGTCATATACTTTGTCGCCCCGAAATGCCTTTGCCTTATACTTCAATCTCTCGACAGTGTCGGGTGAATACGGCGTCCGAACAGCATCAACGTTGAAGGGCCGATTGGCAGTCGGCTTCCTCGAATAAAAAAGGATCACGTCATGGCGCCGGCCAAAACGTCGCTTGGACACTCCGCCTCCACGGTAGTACCACACAATTTCGTTCTGGAGATTCTGCGGCCCGAAAACTGCATCCATAAGAAGCCTGAGATACGCGCCGGCGGTGCTATCGCAGTGCAGGTATATGCTCCCGGTGGATTTCAGAACGCGACGCAGCTCGATGAGGCGCGGAGCCATCATGGAGATGTAGGCGAGCATGT
Proteins encoded in this region:
- the ilvD gene encoding dihydroxy-acid dehydratase, whose amino-acid sequence is MSDRVARRELISQKARAKGYEVDALRLGCGWSREDLSRPLALVESCFGHSHPGSIHLESVAQKAYEGLLQVGARPAQYFCSDVCDGITQGTEAMRLSLASREVIALAAELHGKSAHADGVLFVSSCDKAIPGHLIAASRLDLPTVFALGGVMSHGASFRTLESVVDARRRLERGEMSQATCDALYDDACPSPGACAFMGTACTMQILAEALGLALPGSALCPARSLELLRLAQRSGQALGHLIDKGIRFSDIMTKSSIENALTVLAAVGGSTNGLLHLAALATSMGMEFSLRRADEVFARTPLLCDVKPSGRYPSDLFWQAGGVPRLIDSLAGFIDGSVMTITGRTLAQSARDYLKAHPTTLAEGYLSRFGLTPESIVRPLDDPVRRTAPIGILFGNLAPRGAVVKWTGAGDETRFFRARVFDGQERALREIVSEKVEAGDAIVIRYEGPKATGMPEQFYATELLAINESIAEDVAVLTDGRFSGATRGVCVGHISPEAAADGPIALLEDGDTVLIDLVRRRLDLVGDRDGKMSEREVLSLLERRRASFKRPARKRHKGLLAIYTSLASSVEQGCLMLPPE
- a CDS encoding DNA methyltransferase, whose product is TLYYGDNLEVLRLHVKDESVDLVYLDPPFKSDQNYNVLFAERNGTRSPAQIKAFKDTWTWDLEAAEAFEEVVERGGKVSETMQGFRKLLGDSDMLAYISMMAPRLIELRRVLKSTGSIYLHCDSTAGAYLRLLMDAVFGPQNLQNEIVWYYRGGGVSKRRFGRRHDVILFYSRKPTANRPFNVDAVRTPYSPDTVERLKYKAKAFRGDKVYDSYEPHPEGKHPDDVWLMQPVMPSARERLGYPTQKPEALLERIIKASSNESDLVLDPFCGCGTTIAVAQRLNRRWIGIDITHLAVTLMKYRLEHTFGEGIKQEYEVIGEPVSISGAMQLAKENPYQFQWWALGLLGARPVEEKKGADKGIDGRLYFHDETKGGKTKQIVFSVKSGHVTSYMVRDLRGVVEREGAEIGVFITMLDPTKDMRSEAAGAGFYESTTWQKRYPRIQILTIEDILRGKGIDCPPLKRTNVTFKRAPRAKNDDTDDSNNLFD